Part of the Paenibacillus guangzhouensis genome is shown below.
AGCGGTGCGGTGGATTTCGGAATTTCTCCCATTGGGATCTATGAAATGGATGGCAGCTATGGGATGGTATTCTACGCCGAGGTCGATACGCTGGGAGAGCTACCTGAATCAGAGATCGCCGAGATTCGCTTGAGCGATGATTTACCGGTAGGATTGAATTACGGTCATATCTACTACGATATCTACGCCAAATGGCTAGAGCTGCGTGGGGATCGATCGTGGACGTTTACGAGATTTAATAGGATTGAGACGAAGGTATAAAGTAACGATAGATTACGCACGACCATGTTGAAAACTCGCCTTGCATCACCCTAGATGAGCTCGGACGGGTTTTGTTTATTAAGGGAAGGTTGAAACGCATGAATCGCATCCTTATTATTGGGTCCCCAGGCTCGGGGAAATCGACATTCTCCCAAGTCGTTGGGGATATTTTATCTCTGCCTGTCATCCATCTGGACCGCTACTATTGGAAGCCGAATTGGGTCTCGACACCGAAGGAGGAGTGGGAGCAGTTCCTCATGGATATAGCCGGGCAAGATCAATGGATTATAGATGGTAATTACAATGGCACGCTCGACCTCAGGCTCCGATATGCGGATACGGTTATTTTCCTGGATATGCCGCGATTGTTATGTATCTATCGGATTCTTAAGAGACGTATCCAATACCATGGGAAGACGAGACCAGATTTGAATGAAGCATGTCCTGAACGATTGGATGGATCATTTTTTCGTTGGGTCTGGAACTATAACAAGCATACAAGGCAGCAAGTGCTGCAGCGGTTAGAACAGCTGGATCCGAATAAGCGGGTGTTCGTACTTAAGAGTCGTAGAGAAGTAAGCGCGTTCATAGACCAGCTAACGTATGATCGCGAGAAGCGGAACTAACAACGAGTACATAGAGAGGAATATATACGAAGCGGAGGGATTACAATGGAAGATCACACGAATATCCATTTGCCAATAGCAACATCAATTCTGATTCAAAAAGCAGCAGAGGTCGGCTTTACGGCTTCATGCGACGTACTCACGGGCAGTTTTCTGCGTATGCTCGCAGCATCTCAGCAACATGCTAATATTCTTGAATTAGGCACGGGTGTAGGCTTCTCGACCGCATGGATTCTGGAAGGGATGGATCGAGAGAGCCGACTAACGACGGTTGAGATGGATGAAGCATGCGCCGCCATTGCGCGTGAGATATTAGGAGTTGATCCGCGTGCGACCTTCGTGACTATGGATGGCGGGCAATTCATCGAACAGCATGCGAAGGAGCAGTATCATGTGATTTTCGCAGATACGTGGCCCGGAAAGTTCTATTTGATCGAGGAAGTGCTGAACATGGTGGCTCCTGGCGGATTGTATATCATTGAAGATCTGAATCCGCAGCCGAACTGGCCGGAAGGACACGGCGCGAAGGTTGAAGAGCTGATCGCGTATTTAGAGACGAGGGACGACTTCTTTATGAGCAAAATGAACTGGTCCACCGGATTGATTCTTATGACGAGGAAACATGGATGATGACCAAAGAGATCTAACATCGGTTAGCCAAATACGGTGCAAAGGAGAGTAAGTATGAACTTTGTATTGCTGCCTTTTATCGAAGGGTTACATTTTACTGGGGATTTATTGCAAGATATCACGCATTTTTTTCAGATGAACGATGACCTCAGAACGTTAGAGCATACCTTGCAAGTCGCGGCTGAAGCCGAGCGTATTGCCAAGCTGTATGGCGTAGATTCAGAGAAGGTCATTCAAGCCGCGCTTCTTCACGATATTAGCAATGTGATTCCGATCTCTGCCATGTTAGATGCAGCAGAGGGATTGGAGCTAGAAATTCTCGATGACGAGCGAAAATATAATCGCAGTGTGCATCAGAAACTATCTAGCTGTATGGCGCGTGAGCTTTTCGGCGTGACGGACTCGGAGATTTTGGCTGCGATCGAGAGTCATACGACACATCAAGCGAATGCTAGTGTTGTAGCGAAAATATTGTTTGTCTCTGATAAAATTTCATGGAATCTACCAGGGGATCATCCGCACCTCGTAGAAATGAGACGGCATGTCGATGCCCATGACATGGATCGAGCGATATTAGTTTACTTGAACCAGATCTGGGAGCAGCGGCATAAGCTGAAGCTTGTACATCCTTGGTTAATCGAAGCGAGGGAAGAGCTGCTAGGGAAAATCACTGACCACAAGGAGACCCTATGAAGCTAATAAAAGAAATTTACCCCCATGGCAATAACTCGCCAAATTCAGAAATATCGTACCGCGTTCGGAAAGCAGCTAGAGCGATCGTATGGAATGATACGAAAAAAATGGCACTTCTGTATGTGTCATCGGACGGTTATTATAAGCTTCCGGGCGGAGGAATTGAAGCAGGAGAGAGCTATGAGGATGCGCTTAGGCGTGAGGTATTAGAAGAAGTTGGTGTTCAAATTGAGATTCTGCAAGAGCTGGGGCATACAATCGAGTACCGGGATCATATTCAGCAGCTTCAATTATCTTATGGCTATATCACGCAAGTACAGGGTGAGAATGGACAACCTGCATTTACGGCATTAGAGCAGGATCAGGGCTTTACGCTGCTCTGGGTGTCAATCGAAGAAGCTGCTCGCCTTATGAAAGAGAACATCCTGAATCATTACGTTGGTCAGTTTATTGTTGCGCGGGATTTGGCATTTATTGAAGAAGTCCTAATGTATCATTATGCTTATGGTGGTATTGTGTTCAATGAAGAAGGACAGGTTCTGATGCGGAGCCCAAGTGGTCATTGGGGTGGGTATGTCTGGACATTTGCCAAAGGCGGAGCCGATCCGAGTGATCGAACGCCTGAAGAGATCGCGCTGCGAGAAGTGCTGGAAGAGACGGGGTACGTGTGCACCATAATTACGCAAATTCCGGGGGAGTACGTATCGGATACATGCACAACTAAGTATTTTTTGATGAAGCCAACTGGAGCAATAACAGATTATGATTTCGAGACACAAGCGGTTGAATGGTGTGATCCGAGCGAAGCGTTTCGGCGAATTCAACGAACGAGTTCGTTGAAAGGCATTGAACGAGATACACAAGCATTGCAAAGCGCAATAGAGACATCGCTACGGCATACCGTAACCGCTCCAGAGTAGAAGAGGAGGTTCAACATGCAATTGAAATGGTTAGAATGGGCGAAGCAGATCCAAGCCATTAGTCAGAATGGGCTGGCTTATTCCAAAGACATCTACGATATCGAACGATTCGAACAATTACGAGACTTAAGTATAGAGATCATGCGTGAATACACAGATTTGGATTCGGAACAGATTCGATCGCTATTTGCAAATGAGACCGGATATGCGACGCCGAAGGTAGATGTTCGCGGTGTTGTTTTTCGAAATAATCAGATTCTGTTGGTAAGAGAGCGTCTCGATGGGGCATGGGCCCTGCCAGGGGGATGGGCAGACGTTGGTCTATCACCCAAAGAAGTCGTAGTCAAAGAAATCCGGGAAGAGTCGGGATTCGAAGTAGAAGCCGTTCGTCTCTTAGGCGTGATCGATAAGAAGTTTCATCCTCATCCGCCTTCACCCTTCCACGTCTACAAATTCTTTATTCTTTGCGACATCATCGGTGGCGAGGCCCAAGAGGGGATGGAGACGCTGCAGGTTGAATTTTTTGATGAGGCCTTTTTACCGCAGCTATCAACAGAACGCAATACAGAGCAGCAGGTACGAAGATTGTTCGAATACCTGCGTAATCCGGAGCTTGATGTATTTTGCGATTAATCGGGTTGATTGTTGAAGTATATTTATGAAAACGGGGTATGAACAATGACTTTTTCATGGGGATTAACAATCATTCAGCTATTATGGTTCGTATTCATCGGAATTGCTATTTATTTGTTGATCCTTCTCATTCAACTCGCCCGTAGAGGGATTAAAGCACTAGATAAATACAATGGAGATCGATAAATCAATAAGGAGAATCTATCTATGGAAAATCGCGTTCCTGACCTCATACGATTCCCCATCGGTTCGTTTGAACCGCACGTAAGCATGACAGATGAAGAGCGTATCCAGGTCATTCATCAGATTCCCGAGATCAGTCGTCGATTGAGAGCAATCATAGAGGAGCTAACCCCAGATCAATTTGATACATCCTATAGGCAGGGCGGCTGGACGATTCGGCAGATCGTTCACCATCTCGCAGATAACGATATGAACGCCTATATTCGATTTAAGCGGGCATTGACGGAAGATGAACCGATGGCGAATACGTACCGAGAAGATCAGTGGGCGGAACTCCCTGATTACCAAGCAACCCCGATCGAAGACTCGATTGCCTTATTAGAGCTGCTTCATCGGCGGTTCTACGTGCTAGTATGGGAAATGAAGCCTGAAGCGTTTAGACGAAAGCTTCGCACCGTCGTAGTAGGAAGCATCACGCTAGATATTGCACTCCAACGGTTTATATGGCATAACCGCCATCATCTCGCGCAGATCGAATCGGTACGATCAAATATTAACTAGACAGTACGAGTACGGTTCAGAAAAGCATGTTCCCCATAGATCCTATTCAGAGGTGAATCATTGATGAGCACATCGAATCAAGCACTCATTATCATTGATGTACAGCAAGCCATGTTCGATCCGGCAGCACCAGTCTATCAAGGGGATGCACTGCTGGAGAAATTACAGGGATTAATTGTTCAAGCGCGGTCTAATCATATTCCGATCGTCTATGTACAGCATGAAGAGGAAGAAGGGCCCTTAGTACGCGACACGCCGAGTTGGGTGATTCACCCGGCGATTGCGCCGGAAGCGGGAGACGTTGTCGTTCACAAAAGCACTCCCGATTCCTTCTATCAGACAACGCTGCAGCATGAGCTAAGAAAGCGGAACATTCATGAGACGATCCTAGTCGGAATCCAGACCGAACTCTGTGTAGATACGACGTGCCGAGCGGCTCGTAGTCTTGGTTTTCAAGTCACATTAGTGCAAGATGCGCACAGTACGTTCGATTCTGCCGATCTGAAGGCAGAACAAATCATTCAACATCATAACCAAGTGTTGCAGTCGTTCGCGAGCTTGAAGAATGCTAATGAGATTACTTTTAAATGATAGATATGAAGCAGGAAAGTAGGGAGATCAATGAATATTCAGTGCAGAAGGATCCATAAGGGCGACCCGGCGATCATCTCGCGTGCATTCGCAGAGCAAGGCTGGAACAAGCCGCAAAGCTTATACGAGCGTTATGTAGAAGAGCATCGGAAGGGAGAGCGCGTTACGATCATCACCGAAGTGGACGGAGCTTTTGCGGGATATGTGAATGTGCTATGGCATTCTGGTTATCCGTCTTTTCATGAACAGGGGATTCCGGAGATTAATGATTTTAATGTACTCATTCAATATCGCCGTCAAGGGATTGGGTCCATATTAATGGATGAAGCAGAAGCTGTTATTCGGGAGAGATCGGCTGTCGCAGGCATTGGCGTGGGATTATTCTCCGACTACGGGAATGCTCAGATCCTGTATGCGAAGCGCGGCTATGTGCCAGACGGGAAAGGCATATACAGTGCTGACCGATACGTGGGCTATGGGGATATGGTCCGCATTGACGATGATATTGCGCTCTATTTAACGAAAGCATTGCGTTAGGTGGTGCTACTGTCGAAGAGAGGTGGACAAGGAGATGCAGATCCGATTAGCCTCAGCGAAGGATATCGATGGAATCGCTCATGTTCATGTCGCAAGTTGGCAGACGACATATCCGGGAATTATCGCGGATTCGGTGCTATCAATCAGATACATTTCGGGTCTACAAGGAGTACCATATTATGAAGATTAGAAATTCTGTTAAGGCCATTATTATACAAGACAATAAATTGCTCGTAACGAAGCTAGAGGACGAAGATGGCATATATTATTTGTTGCCTGGGGGAGGCCAGGAAGCGGGAGAGAAGATGCATGACACCGTGATCCGTGAATGCATGGAGGAGACAGGCTATATCGTAGAAGTGCAAGGGCTGATGTTCATCCGAGAGTGTTTTCTCGTTGCCGGTACGCACCGCGTTGAGATGATGTTTCGATGTCAAATCATTGGTGAGACGCAGAGGACGATTATGGATCAGAACCAGCTAGGAATCGAATGGATCGATATGGATCGGATAGAGGATAAACCGTTATTTCCAGCAGAGCTTCGGACACGAATCAAGCTGTCGCATGTGAACGTAGAACAGCCGATCTATTTGGGTGAAATGCAGTAACAAATGGAGGAATTACGATGAATAAGAAGCTTACTAGTCCAAATGATATCCCTAGCGGATTATCGCAACCGGCACTACGTGCCCTTGCCCATGCCGGGTTAACGAATTTAGAACAGATCTCCAAGCTAACTTTGCAAGAATTTAAGAACTTGCATGGGATTGGACCTACGGCGGTGAAGCCGATTGTAGAAGCTATGGAAGCGAAAGGTCTCTTTTTCTCGAAGTAGTCTGTGAAGGAGTATAGGTTGATGGATCAGATAAAGCCAATCATTAATTTCTCTGGGCCTAAGGTTAGTTTAGGTCCTCTAAGTCGTGAATATGTTCACCTCTATTATCAGTGGAATAACAACTTTATCATTAACCGGACGACAGCCAGCATGCGACCCGTTACGTATGAGGAGCAATACGAGGCATTTGAACAATATAGCAAAAATAATAATTTTATATTCTTTACGATATTTGATCGTGCGACACTGGTGCCCATTGGCCTGACGTATCTATCTAGCATAGCTGACCGTAATGCGGAATATAGCGTTGTGATTGGCGAAGCCGACTTCCATGGCAAAGGCTACGGCACAGAAGTCACGCAGCTCATGCTAGAGTATGCCTTCAAAATTCTCGGTTTACATAATGTCATGTTGACCGTCTATGCCTATAATTCAGCAGGAATACGAGCATATGAAAAGGCAGGGTTTCGTGAATATGGGAGACGGCGAGAAGTGAAATTCTATCAAGGCAGACTGTGGGATCAGGTTCTAATGGACTGCCTATCAACAGAGTATACCGATCGTCTCGTTGCAGAGTTCCATGATGATGATGAAGACCGGACACCAGGAGGGCAACTATGAAAATAAGCAAAACGAACGCAGATCACTACCTGGTGAATGGAGAATTATTTCAATTAGATCCGCAAGAGGGGATTGAGGTTCCGCCGCATATCCCGCATCAAATTTTCAATCGATCCAATGCAGATATGGAGTTTCTTGTCATTTCGCAACCGACAAGCGCGGGGGATCGGGTCGTTGTTGAAGGAAGTTCTGAGTACTAGTACATACAAATATTCGTTGCATTTCTGAAACCCATATTATAATATATGGAAAATCCAGGGTACTTATCGACGCTGGGCGTATACGATCCTAAGGAGGAGAGCCGAATGACATCCTTCGAGTTGGACAATCAAATGCGGAGCATGAACTTGTTAGAGACAGCATGGCGAGCCTATACTCAGAATTTCTGGAAAATATTGATCATCATCCTGATTGTTGCTGTGCCTGTTGAGGCGCTAATCTTTGTGATCGAAGCCCCTATACCAGAAAATGCCTACGGCCCTCTGATTCTAATCAATTTATTATCAAGTGCAATCCTAACGATCATCCCGGCAGCAATCATTAGTATGATATTCCTGAAGATCGAACATGGCGAAGAGATTGGGATCGGAGCAGCATTTCGCAGAGGACGTAAATATTGGTTCAAGCTTATGCTCTATATGATCATTGTGAGAATCATGACAAGTATAGGCTTACTGTTGCTTATTATTCCTGGGATCGTCATTGGGACACGCATGCTCTTCGTTCAGTATGTCATCATGCTGGAGGGAACTTACGGCAACAATCCGATCGGGCGAAGCAACGACATGGTTAAGGGAAGGACTGGGCAATTTTTCCTTATCGCGGCAGGCATTGGACTTGCTCAAATGGGATGTAATTATCTGTTCCAAACATATGTCCATCTTGACTCATGGCTGCTGAATTTAGTGACTGGCATGCTCTCGGAGCTCTTCTTCGAGTTTATGACGGTGTTATTTTTCATTGCTTATCTCTATATTCGAAAATACGAAAATCCTGAGCGAATCATTACATTTGATGAATAGAACAAGTAAACAAGTAACTTCAAAGGGGGTGGCACATGCCCAGGAGGAAAGAACATATTATCGAACTCGCCGAGCAATTCGCCCGAGAGTTCTTGACGTCGGATCCGAGTGGACATGATTGGTGGCATGTTCATCGCGTTCGCAGCTTAGCGCTTGAGATCGCGGAGCGCGAGCATGCGGATGCCTACATCTGTGAGTTGGCAGCGCTGCTGCACGATGTGGCGGATGTGAAGCTGAATGCATCGAAGCAGGAGGGCTTGGATCGTGTACGAATTTGGCTGGAGGATGTAGAAGAAGACCCAGCTGTTATTTCGCACGTCATGGATATTATTGCGAACATGTCTTACAACGAAGGGCGTAATG
Proteins encoded:
- a CDS encoding NUDIX hydrolase; protein product: MSHSWLDTVEVDHGMLKYVIIIARYHGRVILIRHRERTVWELPGGKIESGETPIEAAGRELFEESGAVDFGISPIGIYEMDGSYGMVFYAEVDTLGELPESEIAEIRLSDDLPVGLNYGHIYYDIYAKWLELRGDRSWTFTRFNRIETKV
- a CDS encoding DNA topology modulation protein gives rise to the protein MNRILIIGSPGSGKSTFSQVVGDILSLPVIHLDRYYWKPNWVSTPKEEWEQFLMDIAGQDQWIIDGNYNGTLDLRLRYADTVIFLDMPRLLCIYRILKRRIQYHGKTRPDLNEACPERLDGSFFRWVWNYNKHTRQQVLQRLEQLDPNKRVFVLKSRREVSAFIDQLTYDREKRN
- a CDS encoding O-methyltransferase — translated: MEDHTNIHLPIATSILIQKAAEVGFTASCDVLTGSFLRMLAASQQHANILELGTGVGFSTAWILEGMDRESRLTTVEMDEACAAIAREILGVDPRATFVTMDGGQFIEQHAKEQYHVIFADTWPGKFYLIEEVLNMVAPGGLYIIEDLNPQPNWPEGHGAKVEELIAYLETRDDFFMSKMNWSTGLILMTRKHG
- the yqeK gene encoding bis(5'-nucleosyl)-tetraphosphatase (symmetrical) YqeK; the encoded protein is MNFVLLPFIEGLHFTGDLLQDITHFFQMNDDLRTLEHTLQVAAEAERIAKLYGVDSEKVIQAALLHDISNVIPISAMLDAAEGLELEILDDERKYNRSVHQKLSSCMARELFGVTDSEILAAIESHTTHQANASVVAKILFVSDKISWNLPGDHPHLVEMRRHVDAHDMDRAILVYLNQIWEQRHKLKLVHPWLIEAREELLGKITDHKETL
- a CDS encoding NUDIX hydrolase, which translates into the protein MKLIKEIYPHGNNSPNSEISYRVRKAARAIVWNDTKKMALLYVSSDGYYKLPGGGIEAGESYEDALRREVLEEVGVQIEILQELGHTIEYRDHIQQLQLSYGYITQVQGENGQPAFTALEQDQGFTLLWVSIEEAARLMKENILNHYVGQFIVARDLAFIEEVLMYHYAYGGIVFNEEGQVLMRSPSGHWGGYVWTFAKGGADPSDRTPEEIALREVLEETGYVCTIITQIPGEYVSDTCTTKYFLMKPTGAITDYDFETQAVEWCDPSEAFRRIQRTSSLKGIERDTQALQSAIETSLRHTVTAPE
- a CDS encoding NUDIX hydrolase; translation: MQLKWLEWAKQIQAISQNGLAYSKDIYDIERFEQLRDLSIEIMREYTDLDSEQIRSLFANETGYATPKVDVRGVVFRNNQILLVRERLDGAWALPGGWADVGLSPKEVVVKEIREESGFEVEAVRLLGVIDKKFHPHPPSPFHVYKFFILCDIIGGEAQEGMETLQVEFFDEAFLPQLSTERNTEQQVRRLFEYLRNPELDVFCD
- a CDS encoding YfiT family bacillithiol transferase — its product is MENRVPDLIRFPIGSFEPHVSMTDEERIQVIHQIPEISRRLRAIIEELTPDQFDTSYRQGGWTIRQIVHHLADNDMNAYIRFKRALTEDEPMANTYREDQWAELPDYQATPIEDSIALLELLHRRFYVLVWEMKPEAFRRKLRTVVVGSITLDIALQRFIWHNRHHLAQIESVRSNIN
- a CDS encoding cysteine hydrolase family protein, with protein sequence MSTSNQALIIIDVQQAMFDPAAPVYQGDALLEKLQGLIVQARSNHIPIVYVQHEEEEGPLVRDTPSWVIHPAIAPEAGDVVVHKSTPDSFYQTTLQHELRKRNIHETILVGIQTELCVDTTCRAARSLGFQVTLVQDAHSTFDSADLKAEQIIQHHNQVLQSFASLKNANEITFK
- a CDS encoding GNAT family N-acetyltransferase, with the translated sequence MNIQCRRIHKGDPAIISRAFAEQGWNKPQSLYERYVEEHRKGERVTIITEVDGAFAGYVNVLWHSGYPSFHEQGIPEINDFNVLIQYRRQGIGSILMDEAEAVIRERSAVAGIGVGLFSDYGNAQILYAKRGYVPDGKGIYSADRYVGYGDMVRIDDDIALYLTKALR
- a CDS encoding NUDIX domain-containing protein; this translates as MKIRNSVKAIIIQDNKLLVTKLEDEDGIYYLLPGGGQEAGEKMHDTVIRECMEETGYIVEVQGLMFIRECFLVAGTHRVEMMFRCQIIGETQRTIMDQNQLGIEWIDMDRIEDKPLFPAELRTRIKLSHVNVEQPIYLGEMQ
- a CDS encoding helix-hairpin-helix domain-containing protein — translated: MNKKLTSPNDIPSGLSQPALRALAHAGLTNLEQISKLTLQEFKNLHGIGPTAVKPIVEAMEAKGLFFSK
- a CDS encoding GNAT family N-acetyltransferase — translated: MDQIKPIINFSGPKVSLGPLSREYVHLYYQWNNNFIINRTTASMRPVTYEEQYEAFEQYSKNNNFIFFTIFDRATLVPIGLTYLSSIADRNAEYSVVIGEADFHGKGYGTEVTQLMLEYAFKILGLHNVMLTVYAYNSAGIRAYEKAGFREYGRRREVKFYQGRLWDQVLMDCLSTEYTDRLVAEFHDDDEDRTPGGQL
- a CDS encoding cupin domain-containing protein; protein product: MKISKTNADHYLVNGELFQLDPQEGIEVPPHIPHQIFNRSNADMEFLVISQPTSAGDRVVVEGSSEY
- a CDS encoding HD domain-containing protein, which encodes MPRRKEHIIELAEQFAREFLTSDPSGHDWWHVHRVRSLALEIAEREHADAYICELAALLHDVADVKLNASKQEGLDRVRIWLEDVEEDPAVISHVMDIIANMSYNEGRNAPLTTIEGQVVQDADRLDAIGAVGIARTFAYAGSRGHLMHEPGDQRTNTKTAIAHFYEKLLKLQGLMNTDYARTLAAARHQFMETFLQQFHAEWPEVKEVYRTDDS